A window of the Trichoplusia ni isolate ovarian cell line Hi5 chromosome 4, tn1, whole genome shotgun sequence genome harbors these coding sequences:
- the LOC113493424 gene encoding lipid storage droplets surface-binding protein 2 isoform X2, with translation MATDVSSSPMPQLQSVQKAMALPTVGAAVGQVGAFYTKVKGAHSLLEWALSTAEAGVVRAANTAAPYVAAPLAAGDARVAAVLDELERRVPLVAEPPKVIVETTRQAVMSRISPHVNKVYTAREAAEQRVHSLKELSWAKANALLSTAYGQKAVHSVDMGATYAMQLLDHYLPPVGPQEEPGTASSEPALHTAQTVGRLTAVAARRVWANLAYKVNELRNSGVELDVRRYITALLAALHLANVTSQQQQQEQEQTGAPPQAAAEPAPAPPAPSKHAPASAPTTATQLKTTPEFKSTETSN, from the exons ATGGCAACAGATGTGAGTTCATCACCCATGCCGCAGCTGCAGTCCGTGCAGAAGGCTATGGCTCTGCCCACAGTTGGAGCAGCTGTAGGTCAAGTCGGAGCATTCTACACTAAAGTTAAAG GAGCCCACTCCTTACTAGAATGGGCACTCTCCACGGCTGAGGCCGGCGTGGTCCGCGCGGCCAACACAGCGGCGCCCTACGTGGCTGCTCCCCTCGCCGCTGGGGACGCCAGGGTCGCCGCCGTTTTGGATGAACTCGAGCGCCGCGTGCCACTTGTCGCTGAACCTCCCAAAGTCATCGTGGAGACCACCAGACAAGCAGTTATGTCTAGAATCTCACCCCATGTCAACAAG GTATACACAGCCCGCGAGGCAGCAGAGCAGCGTGTGCACTCGCTCAAGGAGCTCTCCTGGGCCAAGGCCAACGCGCTCCTGTCCACAGCGTACGGCCAGAAGGCTGTGCACAGCGTCGACATGGGCGCCACATACGCCATGCAGCTGCTGGACCACTACCTGCCTCCCGTGGGACCGCAGGAGGAGCCCGGCA CGGCGAGCAGCGAGCCGGCGCTGCACACCGCGCAGACGGTGGGCCGCCTCACCGCCGTGGCCGCGCGCCGCGTCTGGGCCAACCTCGCCTACAAAGTCAACGAGCTCAGGAACTCTG GTGTGGAGCTGGACGTCCGCCGTTACATCACGGCGCTGCTGGCGGCGCTGCACCTGGCCAACGTGACGagccagcagcagcagcaggaGCAGGAGCAGACGGGCGCGCCCCCGCAGGCCGCCGccgagcccgcgcccgcgccccccgcgccctcCAAGCAcgcgcccgcctccgcgccCACCACCGCCACGCAACTCAAAACTACCCCCGAGTTCAAGTCCACAGAAACGTCTAACTaa
- the LOC113493424 gene encoding lipid storage droplets surface-binding protein 2 isoform X1, which translates to MATDVSSSPMPQLQSVQKAMALPTVGAAVGQVGAFYTKVKGAHSLLEWALSTAEAGVVRAANTAAPYVAAPLAAGDARVAAVLDELERRVPLVAEPPKVIVETTRQAVMSRISPHVNKVYTAREAAEQRVHSLKELSWAKANALLSTAYGQKAVHSVDMGATYAMQLLDHYLPPVGPQEEPGNELVAASSEPALHTAQTVGRLTAVAARRVWANLAYKVNELRNSGVELDVRRYITALLAALHLANVTSQQQQQEQEQTGAPPQAAAEPAPAPPAPSKHAPASAPTTATQLKTTPEFKSTETSN; encoded by the exons ATGGCAACAGATGTGAGTTCATCACCCATGCCGCAGCTGCAGTCCGTGCAGAAGGCTATGGCTCTGCCCACAGTTGGAGCAGCTGTAGGTCAAGTCGGAGCATTCTACACTAAAGTTAAAG GAGCCCACTCCTTACTAGAATGGGCACTCTCCACGGCTGAGGCCGGCGTGGTCCGCGCGGCCAACACAGCGGCGCCCTACGTGGCTGCTCCCCTCGCCGCTGGGGACGCCAGGGTCGCCGCCGTTTTGGATGAACTCGAGCGCCGCGTGCCACTTGTCGCTGAACCTCCCAAAGTCATCGTGGAGACCACCAGACAAGCAGTTATGTCTAGAATCTCACCCCATGTCAACAAG GTATACACAGCCCGCGAGGCAGCAGAGCAGCGTGTGCACTCGCTCAAGGAGCTCTCCTGGGCCAAGGCCAACGCGCTCCTGTCCACAGCGTACGGCCAGAAGGCTGTGCACAGCGTCGACATGGGCGCCACATACGCCATGCAGCTGCTGGACCACTACCTGCCTCCCGTGGGACCGCAGGAGGAGCCCGGCA ACGAACTTGTAGCGGCGAGCAGCGAGCCGGCGCTGCACACCGCGCAGACGGTGGGCCGCCTCACCGCCGTGGCCGCGCGCCGCGTCTGGGCCAACCTCGCCTACAAAGTCAACGAGCTCAGGAACTCTG GTGTGGAGCTGGACGTCCGCCGTTACATCACGGCGCTGCTGGCGGCGCTGCACCTGGCCAACGTGACGagccagcagcagcagcaggaGCAGGAGCAGACGGGCGCGCCCCCGCAGGCCGCCGccgagcccgcgcccgcgccccccgcgccctcCAAGCAcgcgcccgcctccgcgccCACCACCGCCACGCAACTCAAAACTACCCCCGAGTTCAAGTCCACAGAAACGTCTAACTaa
- the LOC113493426 gene encoding uncharacterized protein LOC113493426, producing the protein MSWTSDTVLEFLELYRREQHLWDPKHPLHRNRSEVAESWLRIQASLSIHCSITDLKKKKESLMTSFRMHLGKKKAQVGYRTTWFAYSLMESFLGGKYECDSTNQLENEYFTNAGNYTTQPGIPEHTNNMNRNINIIDKHASLARQNKPSSPCQKNSANKNVSDLNYSKKRMDESGNYLKTANEVKTEMDEYDLYGQLLAKKLRKLDERQRDLAMHEIDNVMFRAKMQSNTPQQRSYSTSPSPVPRKLKSPIFIVAQQNLSTSIQYEDENISYQEQPPS; encoded by the exons ATGTCCTGGACGAGCGATACTGTGTTGGAATTTCTGGAACTTTACAGAAGAGAGCAACATCTATGGGACCCTAAACATCCTCTACACAGAAATAGAAGTGAAGTTGCAGAGTCCTGGCTCAGAATACAAGCATCGCTTAGTATACATTGTTCAAttactgatttaaaaaagaaaaaggaatcTTTAATGACCTCTTTCCGGATGCATCTTGGCAAGAAGAAAGCTCAAGTAGGGTACCGTACTACATGGTTCGCTTACAGTCTTATGGAGAGCTTTCTTGGCGGCAAATACGAATGCGATAGCACAAACCAATTGGAAAATGAG TATTTTACAAATGCAGGAAATTATACAACGCAACCAGGGATACCGGAACATACGAATAATATGAATagaaacattaacataatagaTAAGCATGCCTCATTAGCGAGGCAAAACAAACCATCGTCTCCGTGTCAGAAGAACTCAGCGAACAAAAATGTTTCAGACTTGAATTACTCAAAGAAACGAATGGATGAATctggaaattatttaaaaactgcaAATGAGGTTAAGACTGAAATGGACGAGTATGACTTGTATGGCCAATTGTTAGCGAAAAAGCTCAGGAAGTTAGACGAAAGGCAACGGGATTTGGCTATGCACGAGATCGATAATGTTATGTTCCGTGCTAAAATGCAGAGTAACACACCCCAGCAAAGAAGTTACTCTACATCGCCGTCTCCAGTACCGCGCAAACTGAAGTCTCCTATATTTATAGTGGCGCAACAGAACCTCTCGACCAGTATACAGTACGAGGATGAGAATATTTCGTATCAAGAACAGCCTCCATCTTAA